From Trichoderma atroviride chromosome 1, complete sequence, one genomic window encodes:
- a CDS encoding uncharacterized protein (EggNog:ENOG41) codes for MAHVISKTAVDTITTTASTAIATAIVDRRRSLVPQSWEKSVRKIGLTECEQAGVSLAHAFAADALSMYLLDGDETDRYSDETKWKLHVHIMTYLVSAHCYSGLVTTIGPDYDCVALWMPPGMHMDGWWTIFRSGMWRLYYQLGSEGRKRYYEDVLPLLHETMDEVMGDREYYYLAYIGTKPSARGKGYAKKLIMDMAAKADAENRAMYLESSSSDNISYYERFGFKYRKEISFKRGPVPVPLFIMVREPVAVAAKAVEEAVPTLDQIETVKV; via the exons ATGGCGCACGTTATAAGCAAAACCGCCGTTGATACCATCACGACCACCGCCTCCACCGCCATCGCAACAGCCATTGTggaccgccgccgctctctCGTCCCTCAGTCGTGGGAGAAATCCGTCCGCAAGATTGGCCTGACTGAGTGCGAGCAGGCGGGCGTCTCTCTCGCCCACGCCTTTGCCGCCGATGCCTTGAGCATGTATCtcctcgacggcgacgaaACGGATCGTTACTCGGACGAGACCAAATGGAAGCTCCATGTCCACATCATGACGTATCTGGTGTCCGCCCATTGCTACAGCGGCCTCGTCACAACCATTGGCCCGGATTATGATTGCGTGGCCTTGTG GATGCCTCCTGGGATGCACATGGATGGCTGGTGGACCATCTTCCGGAGCGGCATGTGGCGCCTCTACTACCAGCTTGGCTCAGAGGGCCGCAAGCGCTATTATGAAGATGTGCTGCCTCTCCTGCACGAGACAATGGACGAAGTCATGGGAGACCGCGAGTACTATTACCTTGCTTATATTGGAACCaagcccagcgccagggGCAAGGGCTAtgccaagaagctcatcatGGACATGGCGGCAAAG GCTGATGCCGAGAACCGCGCCATGTACCTCGaatccagctccagcgacaACATCAGCTACTACGAGCGCTTCGGCTTCAAGTACCGCAAGGAAATCTCCTTCAAGAGAGGGCCGGTGCCTGTGCCGCTGTTCATCATGGTGCGCGAGCCAGTAGCCGTAGCCGCCAAAGCAGTCGAAGAAGCAGTGCCAACGCTGGACCAGATTGAGACTGTCAAAGTCTAA